A DNA window from Suncus etruscus isolate mSunEtr1 chromosome 8, mSunEtr1.pri.cur, whole genome shotgun sequence contains the following coding sequences:
- the LOC126015796 gene encoding olfactory receptor 958-like, translated as MKNHTWVTEFILLGIPNSSGLETMLFVLFFVFYLFTLLGNLLIFLTVLASPQLHTPMYFFLGNLSVFDIFFPSVSSPKMMLYLLGQSRTISYQGCASQLFFYHCLGCTECFLYTVMAYDRFAAICHPLRYTVIMSPRVCAVLTVSTWLGGCLHGSVLTFLVFTLPYCGPNEVDNFFCDIPVVLPLACADTTLAQTVSFTQVDIATLLCFFLILTSYVRIIFSILRISSAEGQRRAFSTCSAHLISILFFYGPVMLIYLRPTSSPWLDSVIQVLNNIVTPSLNPLIYTLRNKEVKLALRKVLTQVVHISRV; from the coding sequence ATGAAGAACCACACTTGGGTGACAGAATTTATCCTGCTGGGAATTCCTAATAGTTCGGGGCTGGAGACCATGCTCTTTGTCCTCTTCTTTGTCTTCTACCTCTTTACCTTGCTGGGGAACCTACTCATCTTCCTCACAGTTCTGGCTTCTCCCCAGCTCCACacacccatgtacttcttcctgggAAACCTGTCTGTCTTCGACATCTTCTTCCCCTCTGTGAGTTCTCCCAAAATGATGCTCTATCTCCTGGGGCAAAGCCGGACTATCTCTTACCAGGGCTGTGCCTCCCAACTCTTCTTCTACCATTGCTTAGGCTGTACCGAGTGCTTTTTGTACACAGTGATGGCCTATGACCGCTTTGCAGCCATCTGTCACCCCTTGCGTTACACGGTCATCATGAGCCCTCGCGTGTGTGCTGTCCTGACTGTGAGCACATGGTTGGGGGGCTGTCTGCATGGAAGCGTACTCACCTTTCTTGTCTTCACACTGCCTTACTGTGGCCCCAATGAGGTGGACAATTTCTTCTGTGACATCCCTGTAGTGCTGCCGCTGGCCTGTGCAGACACTACACTGGCCCAGACTGTGAGTTTCACCCAAGTGGATATTGCGACTCTGTTGTGCTTTTTCCTCATCCTTACTTCCTATGTGCGCATCATCTTTTCCATCTTGAGAATCAGCTCAGCCGAGGGCCAGCGCAGGGCCTTCTCCACCTGCAGTGCCCACCTGATCTCCATCCTGTTTTTCTATGGGCCTGTGATGCTCATCTATCTCAGGCCCACCTCCAGCCCCTGGCTGGATTCGGTGATTCAGGTGTTAAATAATATAGTCACTCCTTCCCTGAATCCTTTGATTTACACTTTGAGAAACAAAGAAGTGAAATTGGCCCTGAGGAAGGTGTTAACTCAAGTGGTCCACATTTCTAGGGTGTAA
- the LOC126015795 gene encoding LOW QUALITY PROTEIN: putative olfactory receptor 10D4 (The sequence of the model RefSeq protein was modified relative to this genomic sequence to represent the inferred CDS: substituted 1 base at 1 genomic stop codon), producing MEMRNRTVITEFILLGIPETRGLENVLLVLFSSLYIWTLLGNAFLLMAILSSSRLHTPMYFFLGNLSIFDLGFSSTTAPKMLFYLSGHGQIISFEGCVAQLFFYHFLGCTECFLYTVMAYDRYVAICHPLRYTVIMNHRVCSVLATGNWLGGCVHATILTSLTFQLSYCGSNEVAYYFCDIPAILALACEDTSLAQRVSFTNVGLLSLICFSLILFSYTRIGISISKIRSAEGRQRAFSTCSAHIMAIFCAFGPVIIIYLHPHPSALMGAVVQILNNMVTPMLNPLIYSLRNKDVKAALRNLVSKKDFALXNKYEN from the coding sequence GGGGTCTTGAGAATGTCCTCCTGGTCCTATTCTCCTCCCTGTACATATGGACCCTCTTGGGAAATGCGTTCCTCCTCATGGCCATTCTGTCCTCCTCCCGGCTTCACacacccatgtacttcttcctgggGAACCTCTCCATATTTGACCTGGGCTTCTCCTCCACGACAGCCCCCAAGATGCTGTTCTACCTTTCTGGGCATGGCcagattatttcctttgagggctGCGTCGCTCAGCTCTTCTTCTACCATTTTCTGGGCTGCACCGAGTGCTTCCTGTACACCGTGATGGCCTACgaccgctatgtggccatctgTCACCCCTTGCGCTACACAGTCATCATGAACCACAGAGTCTGCTCCGTCCTGGCCACAGGGAACTGGTTGGGGGGCTGTGTCCATGCCACTATCCTAACCTCCCTCACCTTCCAACTCTCCTACTGTGGCTCCAACGAGGTGGCCTACTACTTTTGCGACATCCCTGCCATCTTGGCCCTCGCCTGCGAAGACACCTCGCTGGCCCAGAGGGTAAGCTTCACTAATGTGGGTCTTCTGTCTCTCATCTGCTTCTCCCTCATCCTTTTTTCCTACACTCGCATTGGCATTTCCATCTCCAAAATTCGCTCTGCAGAAGGTCGGCAGCGTGCCTTCTCCACCTGCAGCGCCCACATCATGGCCATTTTCTGCGCTTTTGGCCCAGTGATCATCATCTATCTGCATCCCCATCCCAGTGCTCTGATGGGGGCTGTTGTGCAGATATTGAACAATATGGTCACCCCCATGTTGAATCCATTGATTTACAGCCTGAGAAACAAAGATGTAAAAGCGGCCTTACGAAATCTTGTTTCTAAGAAAGACTTTGCCCTGTAGAATAAATACGAAAACTGA